One genomic window of Methyloceanibacter sp. wino2 includes the following:
- a CDS encoding DMT family transporter has protein sequence MTGADNGKSKERGAMSGTAMLLTLVALATGAMIAMQAPINAELAARLGHPLSAAFWSFCVGTVALGVVVMLFARGSTDLSALRSVPLYMLISGGLLGAMYVLVNLIVAPKIGIAALMALSIGGQLMAALLLDRFGLFDLAQRELSVGRVSGVVLVLVGALMVRML, from the coding sequence ATGACCGGCGCAGATAACGGCAAGTCCAAGGAACGCGGGGCCATGTCCGGTACTGCAATGTTGCTGACGCTGGTGGCTCTGGCCACCGGCGCCATGATCGCCATGCAAGCGCCGATCAACGCGGAGCTTGCCGCGCGCCTTGGGCATCCGCTCTCGGCCGCGTTCTGGTCCTTTTGCGTTGGCACCGTGGCGCTCGGCGTGGTCGTGATGCTCTTCGCCCGGGGGAGCACGGATCTTAGCGCGCTGCGGTCCGTGCCGCTGTATATGTTGATTAGCGGCGGGCTGCTTGGCGCCATGTATGTGCTGGTCAATTTGATCGTGGCGCCGAAGATCGGCATCGCGGCGCTCATGGCCCTGTCGATCGGCGGCCAGTTAATGGCGGCGCTTCTGCTGGACCGGTTCGGTCTTTTCGATCTTGCTCAGCGCGAACTCAGCGTTGGGCGCGTGTCGGGCGTAGTGCTGGTGCTGGTCGGCGCGCTCATGGTTCGAATGCTTTAG
- the queA gene encoding tRNA preQ1(34) S-adenosylmethionine ribosyltransferase-isomerase QueA — protein sequence MRTDLFDFDLPDGLIALRPVHPRDAARLLVVHPGDPDILADKVMADLPLLLEPGDALVFNDTRVIPAALQGVRTRGYATAQISANLIEKLDDHRWNALAKPGKRLEPGDRIQFGKDSNACADGSLTATVEAKGQEGMVTLAFDLSGPALHDAIEAQGAMPLPPYIAARRAPDDQDRTDYQTTFAREEGAVAAPTAGLHFTRKLLQTLDELGVVIYFVTLHVGPGTFLPVRAVDTDDHRMHAEYGEVSTETAFALNAVKSRGNKVVAVGTTSLRLLESASDEFATLKPFHGETDIFITPGYRLRFVDRLLTNFHLPKSTLFMLVSAFSGLETMKLAYGHAISEGYRFYSYGDACLLTPKDPV from the coding sequence TTGCGAACAGACCTTTTCGATTTTGATCTACCCGATGGACTGATCGCGTTGCGCCCGGTGCATCCGCGCGACGCTGCGCGACTGCTCGTCGTGCACCCGGGTGACCCTGACATCCTGGCCGACAAGGTCATGGCCGACTTGCCCTTGCTGCTCGAGCCGGGCGACGCGCTCGTCTTCAACGACACGCGCGTGATTCCGGCGGCGCTTCAGGGCGTGCGGACGCGCGGCTATGCGACCGCCCAGATTTCCGCCAACCTCATCGAGAAGCTGGACGATCACCGCTGGAACGCGCTGGCGAAGCCCGGAAAGAGGCTTGAGCCCGGCGACCGCATCCAGTTCGGTAAGGACAGCAATGCCTGTGCCGACGGCAGCCTGACCGCTACGGTCGAGGCCAAGGGGCAGGAGGGCATGGTGACCTTGGCGTTCGACCTGAGCGGCCCGGCGCTTCACGATGCGATCGAGGCGCAGGGCGCCATGCCGCTGCCGCCATATATCGCCGCGCGGCGGGCGCCCGACGACCAGGACCGCACGGACTACCAAACCACGTTCGCGCGCGAGGAGGGGGCGGTGGCCGCGCCCACGGCCGGATTGCACTTCACGCGCAAACTGCTCCAAACACTCGACGAGCTCGGCGTCGTCATCTATTTCGTGACGTTGCATGTGGGGCCCGGCACGTTTCTGCCGGTCCGTGCCGTGGATACGGACGACCACCGCATGCATGCGGAGTATGGCGAGGTGTCGACCGAAACGGCGTTCGCGTTGAATGCGGTCAAGTCGCGCGGGAACAAGGTTGTTGCCGTCGGGACGACGAGCTTGCGGCTGCTCGAAAGTGCCTCCGACGAGTTCGCTACGCTGAAGCCGTTCCACGGCGAGACGGACATCTTCATCACGCCCGGCTATCGCCTGCGCTTCGTCGACCGTCTCTTGACCAACTTCCATCTGCCGAAATCGACGCTGTTCATGCTCGTCAGCGCCTTCAGCGGACTCGAGACGATGAAACTGGCTTATGGGCACGCGATCTCCGAGGGCTATCGGTTCTACTCCTACGGCGATGCGTGTCTGCTGACCCCGAAAGACCCGGTGTGA
- a CDS encoding peptidylprolyl isomerase: MRPDLAPNHVARIKELARQGFYDGVPFHRVIEGFMAQTGDPTGTGAGGSGQKLAAEFNAEPHTRGAVSMARAQSPDSADSQFFICFDDATFLDRKYTVWGRVIEGMENVDQINRGEPPASPDKILSAKIAADAAG, encoded by the coding sequence ATGCGCCCCGACCTTGCGCCCAATCACGTCGCCCGTATCAAGGAACTGGCCCGGCAGGGATTTTACGACGGCGTTCCGTTTCACCGGGTGATCGAAGGTTTCATGGCTCAGACCGGCGATCCGACCGGAACGGGCGCAGGCGGTTCGGGTCAGAAGCTCGCCGCCGAGTTCAACGCTGAACCCCATACCCGCGGCGCCGTGTCGATGGCGCGGGCCCAGTCGCCGGATTCGGCGGACAGCCAGTTCTTCATCTGCTTCGACGACGCCACCTTCCTCGACCGCAAATACACGGTCTGGGGCCGCGTGATCGAAGGCATGGAGAACGTCGATCAGATCAACCGGGGCGAGCCGCCGGCAAGCCCGGACAAGATCCTGTCGGCCAAGATCGCCGCTGACGCCGCCGGATGA
- the tgt gene encoding tRNA guanosine(34) transglycosylase Tgt encodes MTTPFSFALKATDGGARTGVIETQRGEIRTPAFMPVGTQATVKAMFIEDVAAAGADIILGNTYHLMLRPGAERIAKLGGLHSFMHWDKPILTDSGGYQVMSLAKLRKITEEGVTFNSHLDGAPVFLTPERAVEVQCLLGADIQMALDECTPFPCSREEARVSLDLSMRWAERSKAAFETMSAPGQALFGIVQGSVFPDMREDSAKTLVGIGFPGYAVGGLAVGEGQQAMFDTLDATTPYLPEDKPRYLMGVGTPLDILGAVARGIDMFDCVMPTRSGRHGQAFTWGGRLNLRNAQYAEDLTPLDADSACPAAQYSRAYLHHLVKAGEMLGAMLVSYANIQFYQELMAGARAAIENGTFAAFAEDIRRRYAKADGTD; translated from the coding sequence GTGACGACCCCCTTTTCGTTTGCGCTGAAGGCGACCGACGGGGGCGCCCGCACCGGCGTCATTGAGACTCAGCGCGGAGAGATTCGCACGCCCGCCTTCATGCCGGTCGGCACGCAGGCGACGGTCAAAGCCATGTTCATCGAGGACGTGGCGGCCGCGGGCGCGGACATCATTCTCGGCAACACCTACCATTTGATGCTGCGCCCCGGCGCAGAGCGAATCGCCAAGCTCGGCGGGCTCCACAGCTTCATGCATTGGGACAAGCCCATCCTGACCGACAGCGGCGGCTATCAGGTCATGTCGCTGGCGAAGCTCCGCAAGATCACCGAGGAAGGCGTCACCTTCAACTCGCACCTGGATGGAGCGCCGGTCTTCCTCACGCCGGAGCGCGCTGTCGAAGTGCAGTGCCTGCTCGGCGCCGATATCCAGATGGCGCTCGATGAATGCACGCCGTTTCCCTGCAGCCGCGAGGAGGCGCGTGTCTCGCTGGACCTGTCGATGCGCTGGGCCGAGCGCTCCAAGGCCGCGTTCGAGACGATGAGCGCGCCGGGGCAAGCGCTGTTCGGGATCGTTCAGGGCAGCGTCTTTCCGGACATGCGGGAGGACTCGGCCAAGACGCTCGTCGGGATCGGGTTTCCGGGCTATGCGGTCGGCGGCCTCGCGGTCGGCGAAGGTCAGCAGGCCATGTTCGACACGCTGGACGCGACGACACCGTATCTGCCCGAGGACAAGCCGCGCTATCTCATGGGCGTCGGCACGCCGCTCGATATCCTCGGCGCGGTCGCGCGCGGTATCGACATGTTCGACTGCGTGATGCCCACCCGCTCCGGGCGCCACGGTCAGGCCTTCACCTGGGGCGGACGTCTCAACCTGCGGAATGCGCAGTATGCCGAGGATCTCACCCCGCTCGACGCGGACAGTGCCTGTCCCGCCGCGCAGTACAGCCGCGCCTATCTCCACCATCTCGTGAAGGCAGGGGAGATGCTGGGAGCCATGCTGGTGAGCTACGCCAACATTCAGTTCTACCAAGAGCTCATGGCAGGGGCGCGCGCCGCCATCGAGAATGGCACGTTCGCAGCCTTTGCCGAGGACATCCGCCGCCGCTACGCCAAGGCGGACGGGACGGACTAG